The proteins below are encoded in one region of Brachyspira intermedia PWS/A:
- a CDS encoding tetratricopeptide repeat protein, with protein MEELYNSNNDEKEEENSDSPKVFINNAQILESGQILITPPKPDEKTFEDWKRTSDEYANKGEYEKAIEAYLRILWTDPNNTEYWEHLSSLYLNGGQYKDAIYAISECIKLDPNNHKYLYKLGGLYILNENYKEAEDYLLNAIRLDVNNYKYFQRLGILYYCINQYDNALSLVLKSIELQNDDYNNLLLLAYIYDAKSEYDESIKSILKYLEHTEKTSYNKCFGYQYLSILYMKNKQYDAAIETLSKNLDLFPNDDFNYYLLANIYILINQYKEAIDAASKAIDLNKDNFCNSYILANAFYRNKDYDKSIEILFNILKLLKENHKEEKLPNIKAIRLKNRILELNDRAIEELCKNLDLDEKNYDYYYLLGKAYNRIGEYNKSICFFLLAYELDNENIYNLHWIGSTYNQNKNYNASINFLLKNIDLSSDIIDSYYWLADSYYNIGKYEKVINNSLKIDNLKIEDDNIKYLSILGKSYYKSENYKKSASVLSKVLEKDEDNLEILTLLGKSYSAINNHKKAIEMFVKYDSLNHNDTDNLKSLSKLYYDNEEYNNAINIFLKLTESHPDESEYWYYLGNSLKNTNQYKEAKEAYKKALKINPYNQTYKEGLKSVRPNFLKSASSLVTIFFILVIIVCGIFLFKAKANFGMVIPLFTVIIILMFKTISLLKNSK; from the coding sequence ATGGAAGAATTATATAATAGTAATAACGATGAAAAAGAAGAAGAAAATTCAGATTCTCCAAAAGTATTTATAAATAATGCTCAAATCCTTGAATCAGGACAAATATTAATAACTCCTCCAAAACCAGATGAAAAAACTTTTGAAGATTGGAAAAGAACATCAGATGAATATGCTAATAAAGGCGAATATGAAAAAGCTATAGAAGCATATCTTAGAATACTTTGGACTGATCCTAATAATACAGAATATTGGGAGCATTTAAGTTCTTTATATTTAAATGGAGGTCAATATAAGGATGCCATATATGCTATATCAGAATGTATAAAATTAGATCCTAATAATCATAAGTATTTATATAAGCTTGGCGGATTGTATATATTAAATGAAAATTATAAAGAAGCAGAAGATTATTTATTAAATGCTATAAGATTAGATGTTAATAATTATAAATATTTTCAAAGGCTTGGAATACTTTATTATTGTATTAATCAATATGATAATGCTTTAAGTTTAGTTTTAAAATCTATAGAATTACAAAATGATGATTATAATAATTTGCTTTTATTAGCTTATATTTATGATGCTAAGAGCGAATACGATGAATCTATAAAATCTATATTAAAATATTTAGAGCATACAGAAAAAACATCGTATAATAAATGTTTCGGATATCAATATCTTTCTATACTATATATGAAAAATAAGCAGTATGATGCAGCAATAGAAACATTATCAAAAAATTTAGATTTGTTTCCTAATGATGATTTTAATTATTACTTGCTTGCAAATATTTATATATTAATAAATCAATATAAAGAAGCTATAGATGCAGCGTCAAAAGCTATTGATTTAAATAAAGATAATTTTTGTAATTCATATATATTAGCTAATGCATTTTATAGAAATAAAGATTATGATAAATCTATAGAAATATTATTTAATATATTAAAATTATTAAAAGAAAATCACAAAGAAGAAAAATTACCAAATATTAAAGCTATAAGACTAAAAAATAGAATACTGGAATTGAATGATAGAGCTATAGAAGAGCTTTGTAAAAATTTAGATTTAGATGAAAAAAATTATGATTATTATTATTTGTTGGGAAAAGCATATAACAGGATTGGAGAGTATAATAAATCAATATGTTTTTTCTTACTGGCTTATGAATTAGATAATGAGAATATTTATAATCTTCATTGGATTGGTTCTACATACAATCAAAATAAAAATTATAATGCATCAATAAATTTTTTATTAAAAAATATAGATTTAAGCAGCGATATTATAGATAGTTATTATTGGCTTGCTGATTCATATTATAATATAGGAAAATATGAGAAAGTTATAAATAATTCATTAAAAATAGATAATTTAAAAATAGAAGATGATAATATAAAGTACTTATCAATATTAGGAAAATCTTACTATAAATCAGAAAACTATAAAAAGTCTGCTTCTGTTTTATCTAAAGTATTAGAAAAAGATGAAGACAATTTGGAGATTTTAACTTTATTAGGAAAATCATATAGTGCTATTAACAATCATAAAAAAGCAATAGAAATGTTTGTTAAATATGATAGTTTAAATCATAATGATACGGATAATTTAAAATCTTTATCAAAGTTGTATTATGATAATGAAGAATATAATAATGCAATAAATATTTTTTTGAAATTAACAGAATCACATCCAGATGAGTCAGAATATTGGTATTATTTAGGTAATTCATTAAAAAACACTAATCAATATAAAGAAGCTAAAGAAGCATATAAAAAAGCTTTGAAAATAAATCCTTATAATCAAACATATAAAGAAGGTTTAAAAAGCGTAAGACCAAATTTTTTAAAATCTGCATCTAGTCTAGTAACAATTTTTTTCATTTTGGTTATTATTGTATGCGGTATATTTTTGTTCAAAGCAAAAGCTAATTTTGGCATGGTAATACCTTTATTTACGGTGATTATCATTCTAATGTTTAAGACAATTTCATTATTAAAAAATAGTAAGTAA
- the rarD gene encoding EamA family transporter RarD encodes MSNNNNNNKSILLASTAYIIWGLLPLYWKSVQNFDSAFVLGLRVITTFIFTLIIIIYKKANLYKGIKPLIAIIIAGIFLGLNWYLYIYTVNSGHVLEAGLAYYIAPILSILVGIIVFREKKTPLEYAAIILMFIGMIYQTITLGRPPIMAFFIGLTFSIYGLFKKLTIYSSWESLFLETTAILIPSIILSAIYFPKTPQPIHTWVSLMFAGVATGIPLYLYAKAAKGLQVSTLGFLQFLLPFFATLLAIFVYKEEVNLNRAITLAIIILAAILYAISIFKNSANKDN; translated from the coding sequence ATGTCAAATAATAATAATAACAATAAATCTATTTTACTAGCTTCGACAGCATATATAATATGGGGGCTTCTTCCTCTTTATTGGAAATCAGTTCAGAATTTTGATTCGGCTTTTGTTTTGGGTTTAAGGGTTATAACTACTTTTATATTTACTTTAATAATTATTATATATAAAAAGGCTAATCTTTATAAAGGAATTAAGCCTTTAATAGCTATAATAATTGCAGGTATTTTTTTAGGACTTAATTGGTATTTGTATATTTACACCGTTAATTCAGGACATGTTCTTGAGGCAGGACTCGCTTATTACATAGCACCTATTTTAAGTATCTTAGTAGGTATTATAGTTTTTAGAGAGAAGAAAACTCCATTGGAATATGCAGCAATTATTTTAATGTTTATAGGAATGATTTATCAAACTATCACATTAGGCAGACCTCCTATAATGGCATTTTTTATAGGTCTTACTTTTTCAATATATGGCTTATTCAAAAAACTTACAATATATTCAAGCTGGGAGAGTTTATTTTTAGAAACTACTGCTATATTAATTCCATCAATAATTTTAAGTGCAATATATTTTCCTAAAACTCCTCAGCCTATTCATACTTGGGTGTCATTGATGTTTGCAGGAGTTGCTACAGGAATACCATTGTATTTATATGCCAAAGCAGCTAAAGGGCTTCAAGTTTCTACTCTTGGATTTCTTCAATTTTTACTTCCATTTTTTGCTACTTTACTTGCAATTTTTGTATATAAAGAAGAAGTTAATTTGAATAGGGCTATTACTTTGGCTATAATAATATTAGCGGCAATTCTTTATGCCATATCTATATTTAAAAATTCTGCTAATAAAGATAATTGA
- a CDS encoding tetratricopeptide repeat protein: MISCASAVKVSVEEEQYPKIIAEKGYTEFGNKNYKTAIAYYQYIIDNFDRENYAKDVAWAYYEIGFCYYYQKKYEEALKYFDIVLNNFTVLPPKILAQKVMQDIYEEKPKLKPMEVIEEEIEVIEENIDS, encoded by the coding sequence TTGATTTCATGTGCTTCAGCTGTTAAAGTTTCTGTAGAGGAAGAGCAGTATCCTAAAATAATAGCTGAAAAAGGGTATACTGAATTTGGTAATAAAAACTATAAAACTGCTATAGCCTATTATCAGTACATAATAGATAATTTTGATAGAGAAAATTATGCTAAAGATGTGGCTTGGGCTTACTATGAAATAGGTTTTTGTTATTATTATCAAAAGAAGTATGAGGAAGCTTTAAAATATTTTGATATAGTTCTCAATAATTTTACAGTGCTGCCTCCTAAAATTTTAGCCCAAAAGGTTATGCAGGATATTTATGAAGAAAAACCTAAATTAAAACCTATGGAAGTTATAGAAGAGGAAATAGAAGTTATTGAAGAAAATATAGACTCATGA
- the rsmA gene encoding 16S rRNA (adenine(1518)-N(6)/adenine(1519)-N(6))-dimethyltransferase RsmA, with protein sequence MLDNLYSKREVTEYLKSKSIFPNKNRGQNFLCDRNIAYNIANIVPNNLSRGKYALEIGGGLGALSNMLYNIYKDNLTIVEYDNALYNHLIEKFNNVNIIHKDILTFDISNSENKYDVYGNIPYNIASPIMEWLLHESYNKWNYAVFMVQSDFAQRLIAKENTENYSSLTLFANFMSDIKLEYNVSKDVFYPIPKVTSSIISITPKEVDIDIVEVFKSVSKTLFHNRRKTIRNNFISSPYLNINKEHIDEILSKANIDGNIRGETLPIDKVTELSNIVKQYI encoded by the coding sequence ATGTTAGATAATTTATATTCAAAAAGAGAAGTTACAGAATATTTAAAAAGTAAGTCCATATTTCCAAATAAAAACAGAGGACAGAATTTTCTATGCGATAGAAATATAGCGTACAATATTGCAAATATAGTTCCAAATAATTTATCAAGAGGCAAATATGCCTTAGAGATAGGCGGAGGACTTGGAGCTTTAAGTAATATGCTGTATAATATATATAAAGATAATCTTACAATAGTAGAATATGATAATGCTTTATATAATCATTTAATAGAAAAATTTAATAATGTTAACATAATACATAAAGATATATTAACATTTGATATATCTAATTCAGAAAATAAATATGATGTATATGGAAACATACCATATAATATAGCAAGTCCTATAATGGAATGGCTTTTACATGAATCTTATAATAAATGGAATTATGCTGTATTTATGGTTCAAAGTGATTTTGCTCAAAGACTCATAGCTAAAGAAAATACTGAGAATTATTCTTCTTTAACTTTATTTGCTAATTTTATGTCAGATATTAAATTAGAATACAATGTTTCAAAAGATGTTTTTTATCCTATTCCAAAGGTTACCTCATCTATCATAAGTATTACACCTAAAGAAGTTGATATTGATATTGTAGAGGTATTTAAATCTGTTTCAAAAACTTTATTTCATAATAGAAGAAAGACTATACGTAACAATTTTATTAGTTCACCATATTTGAATATAAATAAAGAGCATATTGATGAAATATTAAGTAAAGCAAATATTGACGGCAATATAAGAGGTGAAACCCTGCCTATAGATAAAGTTACAGAACTTTCTAATATAGTAAAGCAATATATTTAA
- the pyk gene encoding pyruvate kinase, with amino-acid sequence MRKTKIIATLGPRWSSEDMVRKIIENGADVCRLNFSFGTYDEHLERINIIRKVSSELKKPVAILADLQGPKIRIGKLKEPITVKEGDIVKLSGYKETNDDSIIPTTHSNIAHDVKSGSMLLIADGTIQLIVESSDEASKLVVCKVITGGTILSSKGINLPGAHVTTEVLTEKDVSDALFAAKNGVNYLGMSFVRKAEDVIRLRKILDDNNLQDVGIVSKIENTESLENLEEIIKHSDGVMVARGDLGVEIPFGEVPVWQKKILRMANDIGKITIIATQMLESMTKSPVPSRAEASDVANAVLDGTDVVMMSAETASGDYPIESVKAMVSIVEAAERSAIRYSHDNMSYLDRGVNDALTDSASYLSYCLDNKVIIALSRSGYTVKNLSKKRPKTPIVFMSADTDLCNRLAICHNVYTILMPEDLNFSAGISHGGQIDILEDTLIKHNLANHGDKAILVSGSKWQGRWQENSVRVVVVH; translated from the coding sequence ATGAGAAAAACAAAAATAATAGCAACTTTAGGCCCAAGATGGTCTAGTGAAGATATGGTAAGAAAGATTATAGAAAATGGAGCAGATGTATGCAGGTTAAATTTTTCTTTTGGAACTTATGATGAACATTTAGAAAGAATTAATATAATAAGAAAAGTTTCAAGTGAACTTAAAAAACCAGTTGCAATATTAGCAGATTTACAAGGTCCTAAAATAAGAATAGGTAAATTAAAAGAGCCTATTACTGTAAAAGAAGGAGATATAGTAAAACTCAGTGGATATAAAGAAACTAATGATGATAGTATTATACCAACAACACATTCTAATATAGCTCATGATGTAAAATCAGGTTCTATGCTTTTGATAGCAGATGGTACTATACAGCTTATAGTTGAATCCAGTGATGAGGCTTCAAAACTTGTTGTATGTAAGGTTATAACAGGAGGTACCATATTAAGCAGTAAAGGAATTAATCTTCCTGGAGCACATGTTACAACAGAGGTTCTAACAGAGAAAGATGTAAGTGATGCTTTATTTGCTGCTAAGAATGGTGTTAATTATTTAGGAATGAGCTTTGTAAGAAAAGCTGAAGATGTTATAAGACTTAGAAAGATATTAGATGATAATAATCTTCAAGATGTAGGTATTGTTTCAAAGATAGAAAATACAGAATCGCTTGAGAATTTAGAGGAAATTATAAAGCATTCTGATGGTGTAATGGTAGCTAGAGGAGATTTAGGCGTTGAGATACCATTTGGAGAAGTACCTGTTTGGCAGAAAAAGATACTTAGAATGGCAAATGATATAGGAAAGATTACTATCATAGCTACTCAGATGTTAGAGAGTATGACTAAGAGTCCTGTGCCTTCAAGAGCTGAGGCCAGCGATGTTGCTAATGCGGTTTTAGACGGTACAGATGTTGTTATGATGTCTGCTGAAACTGCTTCAGGTGATTATCCTATAGAGTCTGTTAAAGCTATGGTTTCAATAGTAGAGGCAGCTGAAAGATCTGCTATAAGGTATTCACATGACAATATGTCTTATTTAGACAGAGGTGTCAATGATGCTCTTACTGACAGTGCTTCTTACTTATCATATTGTTTGGATAATAAAGTGATAATTGCCCTTTCAAGATCAGGTTATACCGTTAAAAACTTATCTAAGAAAAGACCTAAAACTCCTATTGTTTTTATGTCTGCTGATACTGATTTATGTAACAGATTAGCTATATGTCATAATGTGTATACTATACTCATGCCTGAAGATTTGAACTTCAGTGCAGGTATAAGTCATGGAGGTCAGATTGATATACTTGAAGATACATTAATAAAGCATAATTTAGCCAATCATGGTGATAAAGCTATACTTGTCAGCGGAAGCAAATGGCAGGGTAGATGGCAGGAAAACAGCGTACGTGTAGTTGTTGTGCACTAA
- the radA gene encoding DNA repair protein RadA, whose translation MAKKNNTIFVCDNCGESTINWMGKCPSCGSWNSLKPFTEPSQDTNKSIRERTSTSASDKASLTPLKKIKTNDRTRISTNIDELNRVLGGGIVQGSVILIGGEPGIGKSTLLLQTASNIAKNEKVYYFTGEESLEQIKLRADRLTLEDSDFLISSESNCDNIINTLLDDTPSLAIIDSIQTIYSPSTNSIAGSPAQIKNCAWALMQTAKLKNITIFLVGHITKEGTIAGPKILEHIVDCVLYFEGDDKGIYRILRAVKNRYGAVDEVGIFEMAERGLMEVKDPSRVFTRGVNESVFAGNVITPVIEGSRVFCVEQEALVGSSAFGYPRRLTIGYDQYRLLIIIAILEKRAHLNLSNQDVYINVANGLNVKETASDLAIAMAIASSMSGISIQRTTAYIGELGLSGEVRPVRFIERRIKEMQKFSLKEVYISKRAVKEIKNPGDIKIIGIDHISEAVKRLGIGN comes from the coding sequence ATGGCTAAGAAAAATAATACTATATTCGTATGTGATAATTGCGGAGAAAGCACTATTAATTGGATGGGCAAATGTCCTTCATGCGGTTCTTGGAATAGTTTGAAACCTTTCACAGAACCTTCTCAGGATACTAATAAATCCATAAGAGAAAGAACTTCAACCTCAGCCAGTGATAAAGCTTCATTAACTCCGCTAAAAAAAATAAAAACTAATGATAGAACTAGAATATCAACTAATATAGATGAACTTAACAGAGTATTAGGCGGCGGAATAGTTCAGGGAAGCGTTATATTAATAGGCGGAGAACCCGGAATCGGTAAGTCTACCCTACTTTTACAAACTGCATCTAATATTGCTAAAAATGAAAAAGTTTATTATTTCACAGGTGAAGAATCTCTTGAACAAATAAAATTAAGAGCGGACAGACTCACATTAGAAGACTCCGACTTCTTAATATCTTCAGAATCGAACTGCGATAATATAATAAATACTTTATTAGATGATACTCCATCGCTTGCTATAATAGACTCTATACAAACTATATACAGTCCGTCTACAAACAGTATAGCAGGATCACCGGCACAAATAAAGAACTGTGCTTGGGCTTTGATGCAAACTGCTAAATTAAAAAACATAACAATATTTTTAGTAGGCCATATAACCAAAGAAGGTACTATAGCAGGTCCTAAAATATTAGAGCATATTGTAGACTGCGTATTATATTTTGAAGGTGATGATAAAGGAATATACAGAATATTAAGAGCTGTTAAAAATCGTTATGGTGCCGTTGATGAAGTTGGTATATTTGAGATGGCGGAAAGAGGATTAATGGAAGTTAAAGATCCTTCTAGAGTATTTACAAGAGGTGTTAATGAGTCAGTATTCGCTGGAAATGTTATAACTCCTGTAATAGAGGGAAGCAGGGTATTTTGTGTTGAGCAGGAAGCATTAGTTGGAAGCAGTGCATTCGGATATCCTAGAAGGCTTACTATAGGTTATGATCAATATAGACTTCTTATTATAATAGCTATACTAGAAAAAAGAGCACATTTAAATCTTTCAAATCAAGATGTATACATAAACGTAGCTAATGGTCTTAATGTTAAAGAAACTGCAAGCGATTTAGCAATAGCTATGGCAATAGCTTCAAGTATGTCAGGAATATCAATTCAGAGAACTACTGCTTATATTGGAGAATTAGGGCTTTCTGGAGAAGTAAGACCAGTTAGATTCATAGAAAGAAGAATAAAAGAGATGCAGAAATTCTCTCTTAAAGAAGTGTACATATCTAAAAGGGCCGTAAAAGAAATTAAAAATCCGGGAGATATAAAAATCATAGGCATAGATCATATTTCAGAAGCTGTAAAAAGGCTAGGGATTGGAAATTAA